GAGTTAGATTTTGGGTTAGACGTATCAAACGGATTCAAGTACTGATGCAACATAGATAAAAGGAGCCATGCACATAGCAAATGGAATTTGCATCAATGAGGTTGGGTTGCCATAATGATACTCTTTTTTCtcaagattgctaataggggtaccagaTTAAGTGGGGGTGTACCAAAACCAAAATAAGACGAAATAGATTTTTATATAGGACAAAACAAGTTTTGCCTTGGCTTGGTGCAGTCCCACTTAACCTGGCACCTCCATTAACAGCCTTGTTTTTTCTGGAATAGTCTACTTTATGTCAGACCTCGTAACTCCTTTTTTTACTTAAAGAACTGGTGAAAAAAGATCCATTTGTCGACAGAAACAAACTCTTGAACCATTTTTGTATATCTTGAAAGTTGGCAATGAACCACCCCCTAACCTCTTCTGATTTTGGTATGCATCCACCTGTACTACCATTTTGTGCCTGTATTGCTCATTTGAACGACCCAAAACAGTCTGGCTAACCAACTTTTTAGTGGATTTCATGGCGCTTCCGTGTGGGATTTATCATACTTCAAAGTAGTTTTTATTTGCCCTCAATTTAAGATATACGTTTTTTTAGGGTCCATCAGTTGTTAAAAATGTTTGAAATCAAACACTAACCTTGAGAAAATTAACAGGAGGATATGTCTTAAAGAGTTTCTCTAACAAATTCAGTGCTTGTTTGTGATTATGgtttttgttaacttgtataaccgtatacatgttaaggtttaataaagaattatttaatttctttgaaaatcgtgttttttgtcttattctactagaaattgattttttttacactaaaaacaacaaattttGTTCCCAATGCAAAGAATTACTGTTTTTaatgcaataaaacaaacaaatcttgtttcgatgcaagaaattgttgttttagagaaccttaacatgtatacgggtatacaagttaacaagaccCTATGATTATTTTTGTCGTAAAATCgagcaatctttttttttttgttgcaaaatAGATACCGGCCAGGCTGCCGTAACAACATAAACttatgcaattttcttgcttTACACCCGCTCATACCCCACATAATTTGCCCTCATGACGTGTCGTTCCGCTATTGGCTCAACCCAACGCTAATGTACCCCGTGCTAGTTCCAGAAGAAGGGAGGGAATGCCACGTATGAGTGGGGTACCCAAAACAGTAGGAGAGTGTAGAATTGTCATCCACTTGTAAAGCCATATATAAGCAGGAGAGTACTGTAAAAGGGGGTTAAGATTTTTTCTAGTCTAGTGTGAGTTCTAAGATTAAGGTTTACAGTAGCTTCCATTGTAATACCGTCATTTTCATAACAACACTCTCTGTTTCTTCGCTTACAGCTTCGCTACATATCTTCCTGATTTTGAGTGTCATAGCAATTATTCCCACAAACTCACAAataccaccatcaccatcaccatcaccaccaccaccaccgccaattTCTGATAATTGCAATAGCATTTTCCTTTCATACACACATACAAACTCAAGAAAATTACCCCCAAAGACAACTGATCCTGAGCAGCCATACCGATTCGAAGCAGCagttcaaatactcaacaatgGTGTTGAAGATTTGAAAGCATGGAGATTGTTCATAGGCTTTCGACACAAAGAATTCTTGGTGTCAGCTTCTAATGCTGTATTAGCAGATGGTACACCTTTTCCTGCTAATACTACTAGTCTTGAAGGTGGTGCTGTTTTTGCTGATTTTCCTAGTACTGATTTGATGTCTGCTATTGAAACTGCTGGTGATCTGCCACAAATGGAGGCCAAGATTGATTTAGTTGGTACTGTGTTTGGTGTTGAAAGTCCTCTTGTTCCTATGCCTAAGACAATTTCTCTTCTCAATGATGGATTTTCTTGTCCATCTCCAACTATGCAAGGTAATTGTCTCACTTTTCTCCCACTTCTTAATTTAGGATTGAATTTGATGTTTTGCAAGAATTGAAATCATCTGTGTTGTTGCTGGGTTAGATGTGAGTTGAGTAATGTTGGACAGGTTAGGTGCAATGGTTATGGTTATTGAATagattaacttttttttttttttttttttttttttttttttttttttttttttttttttttttttttttttttttttttttttttttttttttttgtaagaaatcaaGCGTTTCTTGAAATTGAATTTGTGTTCTTAATCCATTGTGAATGACTTCTGCAGGGGACAGTACAATGTATGTTTGTTGTGTAAAAGACCCAAATTTCAGAACAAACGTTACTGAAGAAGAGATCTTTAATCGTAAAAAAGCTGATTTGGTAATTATGTATGATATTCTAAGATCATATGATTCCGAATATACTGCTCAAGTTTCTATCTCGAATTATAATCCAGTTAGGCGATTGGACTATTGGAAGTTGAGTTGGAGGTGGATGAGGCAGGAGTTTATTACCACCATGAAGGGAGCATATCCGTCTATTATGGAATCAAGAGATTGCTTGTTTGGACCTCAGGAGATCTACTTCAAGGATATGGATTTCGCTAATGTTTTGAATTGTCAGAGAAACCCGACTATTGTTGATCTACCTCTTGAGAAAACAAATGATTCAACTCCAGGAGGGATACCATTTTGTTGCAGAAATGGAACAATCTTGCCTCCTTCTATGGATCCAAGCAGGTCAACTTCTATCTTCCAGTTAACAGTACAGAAAATGCCACCATATCTCAACAAGACGGATCTTGCTGTACCACAGAACTTTCAGATCAAGGGCACACTCAATCAACATTTCAAGTGTGAGTCACCACGTGGTGTTAGTCCAAGTTTATTCCCAGATTCAAGTGGATTACCAATTAATAAGACTGCAGTCGCGAGTTGGCAAGTTTTGTGCAAGATTATACAACCAAAGAATGCAAGTCCCAAATGTTGTGTTTCATTCTCAGCGTTCTATAACGAACGGTTGCCCTAGGAACCCAAGCAATACCTGTAGTACCAATTCACCTGCTCGTCTTCTTCCAGCATACGCTCTTCTTGTTCTGTTTGACAACCGGACTCAGATGGCCGAACAATGGGCTGACCTTAAACACTTGCCGATCTCAGAACCTGCACCATGTTCAGATAATTGTGGAGTCAGCATTAACTGGCATATCAACTCAGATTATGCAAAAGGTTGGAGTGCAAGGATCAAACTCTTCAACTGGGGCGAAACAAATTTTGTGGACTGGTTTGTTGCACTGCAATTTAGGAAGGCTGTTCCTGGGTTCGAGAAAACGTATTCCTTCAATGGTACTGCACTTAATGGCTCTGATAACACCATCTTTATGCATGGTCTTGAAGGTTTAAACTACCTGGTAGGAGAAGTAGATGGTTCTAGACCAGAAAAGGATCCCCGGGTTCCAGGGAAACAACAATCTGTTATTTCATTTTCAAAGAAGAAGACCCCTGGCCTTTATATTGTTGAAGGAGACGGATATCCTATCAAAGTTTTCTTCAACGGGGAAGAGTGTTCACTTCCGGGGATTTTGCCATCCCAAGCCACTGCTCCCGGTACTTGGGTAAATATGGTTCTGTTTGCTGTAATTCTGATATTATTTTACTAAGTTGTGGCTCCCAACTCTGAATATTTATAATCAACTGAGAAAAAACCCTTTGTACATGAAAAGAATAGAGAAGAAAGAATCAAGAAAGCAGTGAAAGAAAACTTGATGGATTATATGCGAAGTGAAATACAGTAAGATTCaaatacaatgataatattatctgTTCAGGAACAAAGACATCATgatttttataaattaaggaatgcaatctttcctCAACCTTATTGTCGGCCTTAGGCGCTGGCACTTCAACCTTATTAAGATCTAGTTTTTCCACCACCTTTTGAACATGATAATGCACGCCTTGAAGAGAACGTAAACCCATCTTCTCTTTTAGTTTCCTCTTCATCGTTGTCTTGTCATGCTCGTTATCTTGCGTGCTTTTTCCTGTTCTTTTCTTAGAGTTTCTTTTTTTAGTGAATGACTGCAtgatttcaaaatttggtttaaatACACACATTGACCTAAATGTGTCATCATGTGTCTTCTGTTTTACTTTCCGCGTCAATACGTACTCAAACCTATCGAAACAGGAATTTGTGGAGGCAAACGGTGGGTTCAATTCCGAGTGTCCAGGACTCCCAGCAACCATTACACGGGGTCTCCATTAATGAGGtctgtgggcttccaactcaaaaatTCAGAAAAGTTTCAATTGCCAAGAAGAAAGCTCCCTGAGTTTTGAGAGTATTAGGAAGGTATTCTGACTAATGGAATTCTATGGCAACAGATTTTACATTTATTTAAAATCGTAGTATTCAGTGGATcaactaaactttttttttttttttaattcaaaatgggtgattttattgaaataaataaTCTGAATACAATTGGTCATATCTTCCTTAGAGCAACTCCTATAGTACGGAGGTAAAATCATCCATAACTTAAGGAGTATCCACATATATGTGGACCCTCAGCAAAAAGTGGAGGTAAAACCTACTATGGATGGAAAAAAAAACCATCCGAACATGAACTGGCaggatttaaaaaaattaaagttAGCACGCTTTTAAAAGTTGTTGAGTAAACCGTTACTCTTTTTCGGCTGAAAGAAATAAACTGTTACCATATCCTGCAACACTTATATCTGTCCCtgatttccttttcaaaaaacataaaaaactcCATTCGATCATTTAGTGACCGGATgagaaaaaagttaaaaaaaatataCATACATCCGGTCACTAAATGTCCGGATGGGTATCTGGTCATCCTATGACCGGATGGACTCTCCACAGCTAGCTCCACACATTCGAGGGGTCCCCTCTGGACTTCACAAATATATGGATGTTAAAATCATTCATAGTAGCACTTTTTGTTCCATAAAATGTGGATCATCACAAAGATATGGATGATTTTTGGCTCCATAGGAGTTGCCCTTAGCCCAGTCTAGGATATACTATGGAAGATTATCAAAATGCTCAAAATCTATTTGATCAGTTCTAGACTACAATGGGTATCTATTTATGGCTTATATCTAAAGATTTTATCCCTTGTTGGGATGATATTCTTAAGAGACTTCCAAACCAAAGTTTAACTTTGTGAGGAGTTCTACATTTCCATAGGGCACTCCAAATTACACTAGTAACCACCTGAGAAACAACATTATCATTATCATAACTACACAGTactttgtaagcacttttgacagAAAATATTCCTTTCCTGTCAGGTAACAAGATTAAGGTATCAGAGCCATCCAGAGGGACCTGCATCGACAGAATCTTATTAGCAGTATCAGTACGAAAACTATCTTGCACAAGCTAAACATTCCAGGTTTTGGTTCCTGGTATGAACAGATCTTTAACAAAATTTATCGTCGAAACAATTTCCAAGCTAACTAGCTCAGGAGGTTGATCTAGTCATATGATCCATCTATCCTTCCAGATTTTAACCTTATTTGCACATCTAATGTCCCAGAAGTTATTCTCCTTAATCACTGTTATGCATCTATAAATGCCAGTCCAGATCCATGAGCTATTATCTTTAAGATTTTCTAAGTGAAGAAAACTATCACTCTAAAAGTATTCAACCTCCAGAATTAAATTATACTCTTCGACAGAAGATGAGATAGTTCCTTGATGAGTCCCTGGATCAACTAAACTTGctacaacaattaaaaaaataaaattatgctTGTTTTAATTTTCTAAAGTCATTATATAGAGCGCTAATTAGTAAGTTTAGCACCACATCAAATCTGTAATTATCCACCATCCGAGATTAGATCCAAGCAAGGTGAGCAGTCTACAACAGTTCTTCAATATGTCGGCCACATCAAATCCCCCTATTTACCTAGGAGTTCAATTCAAGCAAGGACGAGCATATAATCGCACTTTCGCACCCCTCCTTCAAAGACTagcaagaaaagcaaaaggttggATGACAAAATGTCTAACACAAGAGGGAAGAAGAATGCCCATTAAAACCTCCCTAACCCCCACTTCAAACCACATTATGCAAACCCAATACCTACCCACCAATGttcacaaacaaatagatcgtatcaccaGGAATTTCTTCTGGGGACATGATTCGTCAGTTAGAAAGCTTCACCCTATTGGTTGGGATAAAGTGACAAAACCAATATTCGAAGGCGGGCTAGGCATAAGAAAAAGCAGTGATCATAACAAGGATGTTCTAATGAAACGGATTTGGAGCCTGCATGAGCAACCTAATTCCATATGTGGAAGTCtatttaatgaaagatatctcaatcACCAACCAATTCTACAAGGCATTGATATCATACCATCTTCCTCCAGTGCACAATGGAGACAACTTGCAACAATCTTTCCTACCATGCAACAACTGATTATTCatcatattggaaatggattatcAACACCAATAGAAGCCAACTGGATCCCAAACTCCCCAAACCTAGACCCAgcacaatgttatcatatccgcAAGGTAGCTGATATCATTGATCCGAATTCTCATAATTGGAATCAGGAAAAATTAAACACTCTACCCAATCTTATAacccaaaaaatcataaacattcACCTTCCTCGGGATAGCCCAGaagataaaattatctggccacatTCAAAATCTGGAAAATACACTACTTCatcgggatacaaatgtctaaccatGATCAACCTACTCAAACCCCCCCTCCCACCTACCAAATTCCTGTggactttaccatgtccaccaaaaattcagtttttcttgtggaaagcaatcaatgaaggtctagcaaccttctctgtcttACATCACATCCATCTTACCAATTCCGACATTTGTCCCGGATGCAACAATGATCCGGAAACAATGACCCATCTACTAATTCACTGCCCAATCGCGACTTCTTCATGGAACACCTTTCTCACTAAGCTCACAACCATACCAAACTCCAATTATACCCCAACATTTGTTTTAACACCTCAAACGACCATTTCCCAACTCCTACAACATTCGACACCAATATCTGTCATATCCTCCTTCTGTTTTCTATTTTGGACTCTATGGTTGTCTTGGAATGAACTAATATACTGCCAAAAGCAaacaacatcagaagaaatctTAGCATGGGCTCAAAAACAACATCAAGAATATTCTGCGGCACAAAACTCCTTACCTCCGGTGCTACCAGGAGATTCCCCGACACTTAACCATTCAAGAGGCACCAAAAGGATATCGAAAATTTGGGTAGGATGGTCCACCCCGAATATGAATTGGATTAAAGTTAACACAGATGGGGCAGCAAGAGGTCACCCGGGTTTCGCAGGTGCAGGTTTCATTTGCAGGGACTCAGACGCACGAACTATAATGGCTTTGGATCAACCTTTAGGAATTACGAATGCCTTAATTGCATAAACATGGGCTCTTCTTTTGGCAACAAGATCAGCAATAGAAAGGCAATGGCCAAAAGTTATCTTTGAAATGGATTCAGAGAACCTTATGCAATTCATCACATCCTCAGATTACCCCCCTTGGTACATCTTAGGGATGATTGAGGAAATAAAGAATAGAATGCGACAGATCCCGTATGCTGCAATCAACGACAACTACAGAGAAAGGAATCAGGCAGCAGATGGCTTGGCCAATCATGCGGCAGATGGAAGTCAACTAAGGAATTTCTCTACCAAAATTTGGGACCATACAATTAGTCAAATTATCTACCATGACTCAGTGGGTACCACATACCCCGTCAAATTGTAACTTGATCTTTTCTTTAAtaaatgcatgcttcaaaaaaaaaatgtaagttGAGCACCACGTAGAAAAAGAGAGCTTATTTGCGGATTTtaaatatacaaaataaaaaagttCCCGAATATCCAAGAAGTAGGTTGGTAAGCTTAAAATTTAATAAGTCAAGTTAGAAAACACTCGGATTAACCATATAGAAAGGGTAAGTTAGGAATCTGTTTATACACGTAGTTAGGAATTTTTTTTGATCCTAAGTTAGGAATATGTTCATACACTTAACAATTTAGGAATTCGTTCTTAAATTTGGAATCTATTTAAAGAACGCAAGGGTTGGGATTCgtttaggctaacccctatgggctagattgatctgctagattggccaaaaagtgttgcaaatcaagaaaaaagtgtgggaaaaaagttaacactacttctggatacttctctctcctaggAACTGCTCGCAGTTGAAGTAGCAGTGAGATTGAAACTCTGAATAATTCAGCGCTGAAAAAGTGGTTCAAACGCCGAACAGTTCAGCGTTTTGCGAATATTTCAGGGCATCAACGCTGAATTGTTCAGCGCTCATATGGACGTTGTTCGATTCAGCGTTGGATGTGGACGCTGCACCATTCAGTGCTTGACTTTTTTCCCCACCAACAGCTATTTCTTTTTACAGAATTTCATTTTCTAAATGTTTGGCATTTTATTCCAATGgttgtttgtttcaaaatttgagAATTTACCAAAGGGAAATCTTCCATTACATTGGAAAACAAGGTTACAatgttttttgaagaaattaaaaaaatacattaaattaaaataacttaaaacataaaaaactacattgaaattgaaatcatacttctaaataacttaaaacataaaaaagtacattgaaattgaaatcctacttctaaaaaATCCTACTTCCAAAtaatataaaacataaaaaactaaattgaaattaaaatcctacttctaaataacttaaaacataaaaaaaagtacattgaaattgaaatcctacttctaaataacttaaattattacTAATATATCACTTTAATTTAGGGGATAAGGTCTAATCCATAACGGGCCAAAATctcgttcttccatattttgtaaACGGGTTTCTCCCAATCCTGTAATTCATAAGTGGGTTGTCGTAGGATCTTCATGTCCGATTCTCTTTGCTACGTTTGTGCCAATATTGAAGAGgtttccatgttcttcttcagatACGCTTCCTCTGTTTCATACTTGGAAGCTCTTTGTGCTTGTGcgttttcaagaagttcgatgaGTTTATCCATTTTTTTCATCTGATTTTTGTGATGCTTTAGCCTCACGAGCCCTTTTCTTTGCTTGATCTCTCCCTTCACTTCTAACGTCATCTATTTGTTCGAAATAGCGTCTTCTCTTTGATATGTCCGAGGTTTCAGAATTATGAGTAGATGAAGTGCTACCAAACCTTGCCATATTTTCCAAATCTTCATCCATATTATCAGCTTCATTTTCTTGAGTAGCTTGAGTTTGTTGAGTAGGTTGAGTGGAAGTACCGGCtccatcatcattattcaccGCTGGGTTGTAATCGGGTTGATATGTCTTCAGGATCTGGAAAATCGATTCGTGCTTCCAAAGTATTCCAACCTCTGCTTCATAATTCTTTTTCCCATGATAATactaggaaaaaaaatgaaaggaaaaatttagagaaagaaagaaagatatcaaaatggaagaaagaaaatattaaattttTTTGAGGTACTTACATAATCCGCCTTCGTCATCCCTGTAGGTATGTTTCGGAAGTAGGGCCTAACATGTGAAATATATCTTTTCACTTCGCCTGTCAATGTGTTGCACTTTGTTTGCAATGACTTTTTATCTCTTTCGACACCATCAGGGCCGTTTCTTTTATTGCACTCTTCAATAATCTTACCCCAAAATATTGTACCTTTTTGATCTTTTCCATGAATCGGATCGTTGCTTGCTATAACCCAACCATAAATTAGTGCCTCTTCTTCTCTTGTAGTAAAGTGTGCCATAATtttatatgaacaaaattatgtgaagaagaagaagaaaatcaatgaagaagataatcaattgattttggtgtgaggtatgaaggagaagtagttctctatttatagggtAGCCTGAAAATATAGTTGTTGAGGTTTCAAACGGCTATTAAATCTGAGTCGTTGAAAATACAACGGTCATCTTGATCTGATGTCTAAGAAGAAAAgcgttgaatggttcagcgtCAAAGCGCGGAATGGTACAACGATACCTTCCCTGCCGTTGAAAATAACGGCTAGTTTTTGATCTTGCGTCTAATAAGTAAAGCGTTGTTCTATTCAGCGCCTGAACGTTGTTTGGTTTAGCGTTTTGTCTAACAGCTACATTTCCAACCCAAACTTGGATCATTTCTTCTCTCTACATAAACTCATCACATGAACTCAAAATCCCTACCCCAAACTTGTGAAGTTTCAATCTCTTATTCTTTTCCTAAATTCTCAAACCAAAATTCAAGCATGGTTGCATTCTCAATTGCCGAAGACAATGATTTGGTGAGAAGTTTTCACAAAATTAATAACACAAATCCTTTCTATATGTCTCAAAGAACCATCTTTTAGGAACAAGTAGTTGAAGAATTTGTGACAATTAATGGTAATGCTAATGGAAGATGCAAAAAACAACTACAATGTCGGTTAGCAAACATCAAGCGTTATTGCAAGATTTTTGTCATTTCATTAAGGGCATCAAATGATAATCGTGAAGATGCTATGACTTTATACGAAACGGATCGTAGAATGTCGTTCATTCATAACACCGCTTCGGAGATATTTGGTTATGAAGCATATGCATGAAGAAGTATTATGAAGAAGTATGGAAGAAGTATATGCATGAATAAGTATTATGAATAAGTATTATGAAGTTATAGTTAAATATGTAATGTAATTGTAAACGTACTTAAGTGAAAAAAAGAACTAATTAAAATGTCTACTTATTAATGAAAACGTGCTTGATTAAAATAAAGGAGTATTATGGTTAAATAAATAGGtgaatatgaaatttactctccgTTCTCATAAAATGCACCATCTCCTTGAGGGTCATATTGGTCTTCGTCGGTGTCCACATCGGATGTACCCTCATCAACTTCCGGCAAGGCATCATCCATAACCATGTTTGAAATATCACCATCTCTCAAACCTTCTCCATGTTGGTTCCAAATGTCTGTAGTGAGTTCCAAGCGAAGTTCCTCCCAAATCGCAGGGTTGTACAATATATGAGGAGCTAGCCTTACGTTTCCTTGAACTGGCGGTTAAGGTTCATCTCCCCCAATCCTCATTTCGATATTCCATCTCAACACATATATTGTAAATTATCAAGCACCCCCTCATAATTGCCTTCATGTCCTATTTTTTGTAATAACAACAAGGTTTCAATATAATGCTAAACTTACCTTTTAGACCACCAAATGCATGTTCTATGTCCTTCTTTTTAGCTTTTTGGTATTGATTGAAAAGATATTCTCTATTGTTTGATGCGGGTTTGTATGCTTGCACGATACAACCATACATAGGATATGCACCATCTCCTAGGTAGTACCCCTTGTCGTAATTCCTTCCATTGATCTGATAATGAAAAGGAGGTGTTACACCAAGAAGTTGTCTATCGAACAAACCCGAAGCATACAAGACATTAAGATCATTGTTCTGCCCACCCAACCCAAAATAGGAATGCCAGATCCATATATCATATGTAGCTACCGCCTGCTAAATAACCGAGGGATATGGCTTATAGCCGGAGTGGGATCCTGCCTGATCTATTGGACATGCTCTCCATGCCTAGTGAAAAAAATCGACACTACCAAACATACCAGGAAATCCCCAAAGTTCATTTTCTGCTAAAATCCTTTCTGTATCTTGAGCGGTAGGTTGAC
This genomic stretch from Papaver somniferum cultivar HN1 chromosome 5, ASM357369v1, whole genome shotgun sequence harbors:
- the LOC113279854 gene encoding uncharacterized protein LOC113279854 — its product is MAHFTTREEEALIYGWVIASNDPIHGKDQKGTIFWGKIIEECNKRNGPDGVERDKKSLQTKCNTLTGEVKRYISHVRPYFRNIPTGMTKADYYYHGKKNYEAEVGILWKHESIFQILKTYQPDYNPAVNNDDGAGTSTQPTQQTQATQENEADNMDEDLENMARFGSTSSTHNSETSDISKRRRYFEQIDDVRSEGRDQAKKRAREAKASQKSDEKNG